Proteins from a genomic interval of Clostridium sp. AN503:
- a CDS encoding aspartate kinase produces MKKVVKFGGSSLASARQFKKVGEIIRADKTRRFVIPSAPGKRSSKDEKVTDMLYACYDAASTGGSYKKILNKIKDRYQEIINGLDLNLNLDHEFERIEENFVNGIGRDYAASRGEYLNGIVMADYLGFEFIDAAEVIFFDENGVFEADTTNKELSERLENVERAVIPGFYGSKHDGTIKTFSRGGSDVTGSIVARAIHADLYENWTDVSGFLVADPRVVPDPEVIETITYKELRELAYMGASVLHEDAIFPVRREGIPINIRNTNKPEDKGTLIVESTCRKPRYTITGIAGKKGFCAINIEKAMMNAEVGFGRKVLQVFEKYGISFEHMPSGIDTMTIMVHQDEFEEYEQSVIAGIHRAVEPDSVDLESDLALVAVVGRGMKATRGTAGRIFSALAHARINVKMIDQGSSELNIIIGVKNADFEAAIKAIYDIFIMAEL; encoded by the coding sequence ATGAAAAAAGTAGTGAAATTCGGCGGCAGTTCCCTTGCCAGCGCCCGTCAGTTCAAGAAGGTGGGCGAGATCATCCGTGCCGACAAGACAAGACGTTTTGTGATTCCTTCGGCACCTGGCAAGCGCAGCAGTAAGGATGAAAAAGTGACCGACATGCTCTATGCATGTTACGACGCTGCATCCACCGGCGGCAGCTATAAGAAGATCTTAAACAAGATCAAAGACCGCTATCAGGAGATCATAAACGGCTTGGATCTGAATCTGAACCTGGATCATGAATTTGAGCGGATCGAGGAGAATTTTGTAAACGGAATCGGACGCGATTACGCAGCTTCACGCGGAGAGTACTTAAACGGTATCGTGATGGCTGATTATCTGGGCTTTGAATTCATTGATGCCGCAGAGGTCATATTCTTTGATGAGAACGGTGTTTTTGAGGCGGATACCACCAATAAAGAGCTTTCGGAGCGTCTGGAGAATGTGGAACGGGCAGTTATCCCAGGCTTTTACGGGTCGAAACATGACGGGACCATCAAGACATTTTCCAGAGGAGGTTCCGATGTGACCGGTTCGATCGTAGCCAGGGCTATCCACGCCGACTTATACGAAAACTGGACGGACGTTTCCGGTTTCCTGGTAGCGGACCCGCGCGTAGTGCCGGACCCGGAAGTGATCGAGACGATTACATATAAGGAGCTGCGGGAACTGGCTTATATGGGAGCCAGTGTGCTGCATGAGGACGCTATTTTCCCGGTACGCAGGGAGGGTATCCCGATCAATATCAGGAATACCAACAAGCCGGAGGATAAGGGGACTTTGATCGTAGAGAGCACCTGCCGCAAGCCCCGCTATACGATCACCGGGATAGCAGGCAAAAAAGGCTTTTGCGCCATCAATATTGAAAAGGCCATGATGAACGCGGAGGTCGGGTTCGGCAGGAAGGTCCTGCAGGTATTTGAGAAATACGGGATCTCCTTTGAGCATATGCCGTCCGGGATTGATACCATGACCATCATGGTGCACCAGGATGAGTTTGAGGAGTATGAGCAGTCGGTGATCGCCGGGATCCACCGCGCTGTGGAGCCGGACAGCGTAGACCTGGAGTCTGATCTGGCACTGGTAGCAGTCGTGGGACGCGGCATGAAAGCTACCCGCGGTACTGCCGGAAGGATATTCTCCGCCCTGGCCCATGCAAGGATCAATGTGAAGATGATCGATCAGGGCTCCAGTGAGCTGAATATCATTATTGGCGTGAAAAACGCGGATTTTGAGGCAGCGATCAAGGCAATCTATGATATTTTCATTATGGCGGAGCTTTAA
- a CDS encoding MmcQ/YjbR family DNA-binding protein, with amino-acid sequence MDRKDVFDYVKRTYHIEPVYLFKSSPEAAVLRHRPGKNGKAPQKWFAIVMRVSGARVGLGTEDEVDVLNVKADPELVAFLQAQDGFCPAYHMNKEHWISILLDGPVGKEEICSLLGGSYELTK; translated from the coding sequence ATGGACCGAAAAGATGTATTTGATTATGTAAAACGGACCTATCATATTGAGCCTGTCTACCTGTTCAAAAGCTCGCCGGAGGCGGCGGTGCTGCGCCACAGGCCGGGGAAGAACGGGAAAGCGCCGCAGAAATGGTTTGCCATCGTGATGCGGGTTTCCGGCGCCAGGGTAGGACTTGGGACGGAAGACGAAGTAGATGTTTTAAATGTCAAGGCGGATCCGGAGCTGGTCGCATTCTTGCAGGCACAGGATGGATTTTGTCCTGCTTATCATATGAATAAAGAGCATTGGATCTCTATTTTACTGGACGGGCCTGTGGGAAAAGAGGAGATATGCAGCCTGCTCGGCGGCAGTTATGAATTGACGAAATGA
- a CDS encoding alpha/beta hydrolase has translation MDITLHYEERGTGMPLILLHGNGEDGSYFVHQTEYFSRSIRVIAVDTRGHGKSPRGSAPFTIGQFAEDLLGFMDMHGIDRADLLGFSDGGNIALTFAIKHPGRVHSLILNGANLYPAGVKLSVQIPIVIGYYMASAAAVCSKKARRNKELLGLMVKEPQIRPGDLKKLKVRTLVIAGSQDMIKESHTRLIHESIPGAKLVILPGDHFIAGKNPVEFNRAVEEFLHGGRRGL, from the coding sequence ATGGATATCACCCTTCATTATGAAGAACGGGGAACCGGTATGCCCCTTATCCTTTTACATGGCAATGGGGAGGATGGCAGCTATTTTGTACACCAGACAGAATATTTTTCCAGATCCATCAGGGTGATCGCGGTGGACACCCGGGGGCACGGGAAGTCTCCCCGGGGAAGCGCGCCTTTTACCATCGGGCAGTTTGCAGAGGATCTTCTGGGATTTATGGATATGCATGGGATTGATAGAGCAGATCTGTTGGGTTTCTCTGACGGGGGCAATATCGCTCTGACATTTGCCATAAAGCATCCGGGGCGGGTTCACAGCCTGATCTTAAACGGCGCTAATCTGTATCCTGCGGGGGTAAAGCTGTCTGTGCAGATTCCTATTGTCATCGGCTATTATATGGCGTCCGCAGCGGCGGTGTGCAGCAAAAAGGCCAGGAGGAATAAAGAGCTTTTAGGGCTTATGGTCAAAGAGCCGCAGATCCGGCCTGGGGATCTTAAGAAACTGAAAGTCAGGACCCTGGTGATCGCCGGGAGTCAGGATATGATCAAGGAGTCCCATACCAGGCTGATCCATGAGAGCATACCGGGAGCAAAACTGGTTATCCTGCCGGGGGATCATTTTATCGCGGGCAAAAACCCGGTGGAATTTAACCGGGCCGTGGAGGAGTTTTTGCATGGGGGACGCAGAGGACTTTAG
- a CDS encoding VOC family protein: protein MKMKNPLIVVEDMERSVKFYKEVLGLRVIMDFGANVTLTGGMCLQTKDSWMKFLGMTDGDMIRFGGNDAEVYFEEDEFDGFIEKLSKIDGIRYVHPVQEHSWGQRAVRIYDPDQHVIEIGENIKVVCRRFLESGMTVEETAKRMDVPLKFVHGCMR from the coding sequence ATGAAAATGAAGAACCCGCTGATTGTTGTGGAGGATATGGAACGCTCCGTGAAATTTTACAAGGAGGTGCTGGGACTCCGGGTCATTATGGATTTTGGGGCGAATGTGACGCTTACGGGCGGCATGTGTCTTCAGACTAAAGACAGTTGGATGAAGTTTTTAGGAATGACCGATGGGGACATGATCCGCTTTGGCGGGAATGACGCGGAAGTCTATTTTGAAGAGGATGAGTTTGACGGATTTATAGAAAAGTTGTCAAAAATAGACGGGATCCGCTATGTGCACCCCGTACAGGAACACAGTTGGGGACAGCGGGCCGTCAGGATCTATGACCCGGATCAGCATGTGATCGAAATCGGAGAAAACATAAAGGTGGTCTGCCGGCGGTTTTTGGAAAGCGGCATGACTGTGGAGGAGACCGCAAAACGAATGGATGTGCCGCTTAAGTTTGTACATGGATGTATGCGGTAG
- a CDS encoding VanW family protein produces MKKVKSAAGARIPEPVRRGRLRRKFGGLYYGCLRKAIWITMRKRFAGERGEPLTYCCFSHETPLLRQLDGLNMVYQYNKVTNLKLASKKIDQVIIHPGEVFSYWRLIGKPTRRKGYLDGMVLQSGQISAGVGGGLCQLSNLIFWMALHSPLTVVERHRHGYDVFPDANRKQPFGSGATCSYPHIDLMLRNDTDMDFQFLIWMDEEYLKGELRSSAPIRQSYRIIEKNHLMQREFWGGYSRSNELYREIWQGGEMLCEELLLANQAIMMYAPFIEEKIDEGR; encoded by the coding sequence ATGAAAAAAGTAAAGTCCGCGGCCGGCGCCAGAATCCCCGAACCGGTACGCCGGGGCCGGCTGCGCAGGAAATTTGGAGGGTTGTATTATGGATGCCTTCGTAAAGCCATATGGATCACCATGAGAAAACGGTTTGCGGGGGAGCGGGGAGAGCCGCTTACATATTGCTGTTTCAGTCACGAAACCCCTCTTTTGCGGCAGTTGGACGGCCTTAATATGGTATATCAGTATAATAAAGTGACGAATTTAAAGCTGGCATCCAAAAAGATTGACCAGGTGATCATCCATCCGGGAGAGGTGTTCAGCTACTGGCGTCTGATCGGCAAGCCAACCAGACGGAAGGGATATCTGGATGGAATGGTGCTGCAAAGCGGGCAGATATCTGCGGGAGTCGGGGGCGGATTGTGTCAGCTGTCCAACTTAATATTCTGGATGGCGCTTCATTCCCCTCTGACCGTGGTGGAAAGACACCGTCATGGGTATGATGTGTTTCCTGATGCCAATCGAAAGCAGCCTTTCGGGAGCGGGGCCACGTGCTCTTATCCGCATATTGACCTGATGCTGCGCAATGATACGGATATGGATTTCCAGTTTCTTATATGGATGGATGAGGAGTACTTAAAGGGGGAGCTGAGAAGTTCCGCACCGATACGTCAAAGCTACAGGATCATAGAAAAAAACCACCTTATGCAACGGGAATTTTGGGGAGGTTACAGCCGCAGCAATGAACTGTACCGTGAGATATGGCAGGGCGGAGAAATGCTTTGCGAAGAGCTTTTGCTGGCAAATCAGGCCATTATGATGTATGCTCCTTTTATTGAAGAAAAAATTGATGAAGGAAGATAA
- a CDS encoding GNAT family N-acetyltransferase encodes MSVVLRTDRLHLRPFETEDLEAVWEYAGDQDIRYMIFFPHESMEETARFIEAARLEVRKEKPQYYEFAMILKGRLIGAVTLWMETEASAEIGWILNKRYRGFGYVTEAAQALLKFAENELGISSVFACCDVRNAASVRVMENLGMEFEREQERLYERTGETAREYRYVWQKT; translated from the coding sequence ATGAGTGTGGTACTGCGTACCGACCGGCTGCACCTTCGCCCATTTGAGACGGAGGATTTAGAAGCTGTATGGGAGTATGCCGGCGATCAGGATATCCGGTATATGATCTTTTTTCCACATGAATCCATGGAGGAGACCGCCAGGTTTATAGAAGCGGCGCGGCTGGAGGTTCGGAAAGAAAAGCCTCAGTATTATGAATTTGCAATGATCCTGAAAGGCCGGCTCATCGGAGCGGTTACGCTCTGGATGGAAACGGAAGCTTCCGCGGAGATCGGGTGGATCCTGAATAAAAGGTACCGTGGCTTTGGTTATGTGACGGAGGCGGCGCAGGCGCTGCTAAAGTTTGCGGAAAACGAACTGGGGATTTCCAGCGTGTTTGCCTGCTGCGATGTCCGCAATGCGGCTTCTGTGCGTGTTATGGAGAACCTGGGGATGGAGTTTGAGCGGGAGCAGGAACGGCTCTATGAGCGCACAGGGGAGACCGCCAGGGAATACAGGTATGTCTGGCAAAAGACCTGA
- a CDS encoding class I SAM-dependent methyltransferase — protein sequence MNNQYDNEEFFVQYAQMSRSRQGLSGAGEWHQFKDMFPDLKGMQVLDLGCGYGWHCQYAAEQGAEQVLGIDLSEKMIAEANTRNADERITYRVCGLEEYEYPERAFDCAISNLVLHYVEDIEAVFRKVHQTLRPGGVFLLNIEHPIFTAGVDQDWIYDEDGAPLYWPVDGYFYPGERTTHFLGQNVTKQHHTLAQILTGILNTGFRLEAVEEAMPSGDMLEIPGMKDELRRPMMLLVRAVKEA from the coding sequence ATGAACAATCAATATGACAATGAAGAATTTTTCGTACAGTATGCGCAGATGTCGCGGAGCCGCCAGGGACTGTCAGGGGCGGGTGAGTGGCATCAGTTTAAGGATATGTTCCCGGATCTGAAGGGGATGCAGGTCCTGGATCTGGGCTGCGGATACGGATGGCACTGCCAGTACGCGGCGGAGCAGGGGGCAGAGCAGGTGTTGGGGATCGATCTAAGTGAAAAGATGATCGCTGAGGCCAATACGCGGAATGCGGATGAAAGGATCACATACCGGGTGTGCGGCCTGGAGGAATACGAGTATCCGGAGCGTGCATTTGACTGTGCGATCTCCAATCTGGTCCTGCACTATGTGGAGGATATTGAGGCTGTGTTCAGAAAGGTGCACCAGACCTTAAGACCGGGAGGTGTGTTCCTGTTAAATATAGAACATCCCATTTTTACCGCCGGTGTGGACCAGGACTGGATCTATGATGAGGACGGCGCTCCGCTCTACTGGCCGGTAGATGGATACTTTTATCCAGGAGAGCGGACGACCCATTTCCTGGGACAGAATGTGACCAAACAGCATCACACCCTGGCGCAGATCCTGACAGGAATATTGAACACGGGGTTTCGGCTGGAGGCAGTGGAGGAGGCTATGCCTTCCGGCGATATGCTTGAGATTCCCGGTATGAAGGATGAGCTGCGCAGGCCGATGATGCTGCTTGTGCGCGCGGTAAAAGAAGCATGA
- a CDS encoding DNA topology modulation protein, with the protein MKTAIIGYSGSGKSTLAQYIGKRSGAKVLHLDCVHWLPGWKERRPEEEVPIVRDFMDSNTSWVIEGNYARSLFERRMEEADQIIFLNFNRFICLYRAMKRFFKYRGKTRTTIGEGCMEKMDLEFIWWILYKGRTKKQTRKYRQVLETYGDKTIVIRNQRELTSFMN; encoded by the coding sequence ATGAAAACTGCGATCATCGGCTACAGCGGCAGCGGGAAATCCACGCTTGCCCAGTATATCGGAAAAAGATCCGGGGCGAAGGTCCTGCATCTGGACTGCGTGCACTGGCTTCCTGGCTGGAAGGAGAGAAGGCCTGAGGAGGAAGTGCCCATTGTAAGAGATTTTATGGATTCTAACACATCCTGGGTGATTGAGGGCAATTACGCAAGAAGTCTGTTTGAAAGGCGCATGGAGGAGGCGGACCAGATCATCTTTTTGAATTTCAACCGATTTATCTGTCTTTACCGTGCGATGAAGCGCTTTTTTAAATACAGGGGCAAGACCCGTACCACCATCGGGGAGGGATGCATGGAGAAAATGGACCTGGAATTTATCTGGTGGATCCTGTATAAAGGACGGACGAAAAAGCAGACGCGCAAATATCGGCAAGTACTGGAGACTTATGGAGATAAGACAATCGTGATCCGTAATCAGCGGGAACTTACATCGTTCATGAATTGA
- a CDS encoding MBL fold metallo-hydrolase: protein MYELHQVGESSYYIQSPAKIGLVKMNDTDVCLIDSGNDKDAGRKVRKILDENGWRLRAIYNTHSNADHIGGNRYLMQQTGCRIFAPGMECAFTRYPVLEPAFLYGGFPPKDLRHKFLMAQESDAEELTPDKLCEGISMFGLPGHFFDMVGFRSRDDVVYLADCLSSRETLEKYQITFLYDVEGYLNTLETVKGMKAAMFVPAHAEAVEDISDLAQFNIDKVHEIAEQIISLCREPKTFEKILQALFSIYGLQMNFEQYVLVGSTVRSYLAWLKNCGRLAIVFKDNELLWSSIEGIS from the coding sequence ATGTATGAATTGCACCAGGTAGGAGAAAGCAGCTACTACATTCAGAGCCCGGCTAAAATCGGACTTGTAAAGATGAACGATACGGATGTGTGTCTGATCGACAGTGGCAATGACAAGGATGCGGGCCGTAAGGTGCGGAAGATTCTGGATGAGAATGGATGGCGTCTGAGAGCCATATACAATACCCATTCCAACGCCGACCACATTGGCGGGAACCGGTATCTGATGCAGCAGACAGGATGCAGGATCTTTGCGCCTGGTATGGAATGTGCATTTACCCGTTACCCGGTGCTGGAGCCGGCATTTCTTTACGGAGGCTTTCCGCCAAAGGATCTGCGGCATAAGTTTTTGATGGCCCAGGAGAGCGACGCGGAGGAATTGACACCGGACAAGCTTTGTGAAGGGATATCGATGTTTGGGCTGCCGGGACATTTCTTTGATATGGTCGGGTTCCGCAGCAGGGATGATGTGGTCTATCTGGCGGACTGCCTGTCCAGCCGGGAGACGTTGGAGAAATACCAGATTACATTTCTTTATGATGTGGAAGGATATTTGAATACTCTTGAAACGGTAAAGGGCATGAAAGCAGCCATGTTTGTACCTGCACATGCGGAGGCAGTGGAGGATATCTCTGATCTGGCTCAGTTTAATATAGATAAGGTTCATGAGATTGCAGAGCAGATCATAAGCCTGTGCCGGGAGCCGAAAACCTTTGAAAAGATATTGCAGGCGCTTTTTAGTATCTATGGTCTGCAGATGAATTTTGAGCAGTACGTTCTGGTGGGAAGTACGGTGCGCTCTTATCTTGCGTGGCTTAAGAACTGCGGCCGTCTGGCAATTGTTTTTAAAGATAATGAACTTTTATGGAGCTCAATTGAGGGGATCTCATAG
- a CDS encoding sulfatase-like hydrolase/transferase translates to MSEPKDIFLIMFDTLSAKWMEAALGGACELPGFKRLLKMGTRFPNTYTSNPVCSPARATIATGLSTRGHGVLENGYYLDPELPTFMRQLQRAGYRTGLFGKLHAYPHYAGFRTDCHQYGFDVVHTTEDGRGGEWLDWILEEHPEYADEALATIWAPQIPEFREYGPNKENLYERIEKARKKFPWSSQELTDPTHEAYILPFPKELSQTEWITRHALEFIDQENKSPIFAQISYVQPHGPYGVPEEYLDRVKKEWIPRELPPTWMEEVAPICFGNRKVLTNNPERFRLHYFADLIYMDEQVGMLLDKLEESGRLKDSYIILTADHGDLLGDHGFFGKEERHYDACIRVPLVIAGPGIGKDMTLDCMIQLEDICPTILEMGQTRMPLVPKLGRYLEVDAKEIPAVGGYSLLKAAESPEDWPRSAAYVESYNPVWSMDIRDWARTIVTAGYRYTWYPQNGNEQLFDLNVDKDEVKNLAYNEKYAKVKEQLKAQLMELIVLQDYPKTVRSLYALGVH, encoded by the coding sequence ATGTCGGAACCAAAAGATATTTTTTTGATTATGTTTGATACGCTGTCGGCAAAATGGATGGAAGCCGCGTTGGGCGGCGCATGTGAACTGCCAGGTTTTAAACGGCTTTTAAAAATGGGGACCAGATTCCCGAATACCTATACCAGCAATCCCGTGTGCAGCCCTGCCAGAGCAACGATTGCGACCGGGCTTTCCACCCGCGGGCATGGAGTTTTGGAGAATGGGTATTATCTGGACCCGGAGCTTCCTACTTTTATGCGGCAGCTTCAGCGTGCAGGGTATCGGACCGGACTTTTCGGAAAACTCCATGCTTACCCGCATTATGCCGGATTCCGGACAGACTGTCATCAATATGGATTTGACGTGGTCCATACTACAGAGGATGGACGGGGCGGTGAGTGGCTGGACTGGATCCTGGAGGAACACCCGGAGTATGCGGATGAGGCGCTTGCCACCATATGGGCGCCCCAGATTCCTGAGTTTCGGGAATATGGCCCCAATAAGGAGAATCTATATGAGCGTATTGAGAAGGCCAGAAAGAAGTTTCCGTGGAGCAGCCAGGAGCTGACAGATCCAACCCATGAGGCGTATATCCTCCCGTTTCCCAAAGAACTTTCTCAGACGGAATGGATCACCCGGCATGCGCTGGAATTCATCGACCAGGAAAATAAGTCTCCGATCTTTGCGCAGATCAGCTATGTGCAGCCTCATGGTCCATACGGAGTGCCGGAGGAATATTTGGACAGGGTAAAGAAGGAATGGATCCCCAGGGAGCTTCCTCCTACATGGATGGAGGAAGTGGCTCCGATATGTTTTGGAAACCGGAAGGTACTGACCAATAATCCGGAGCGGTTCAGGCTCCATTATTTTGCTGACCTCATATACATGGACGAACAGGTGGGGATGCTGCTTGACAAACTGGAAGAATCAGGACGCCTGAAGGATTCGTATATCATTCTTACGGCAGATCATGGGGATCTGCTGGGAGACCATGGCTTTTTTGGAAAGGAAGAACGGCATTATGATGCGTGTATCCGCGTACCGCTGGTGATCGCCGGTCCCGGGATAGGAAAAGATATGACGCTGGATTGTATGATTCAGTTAGAAGATATCTGTCCAACGATTTTGGAAATGGGACAGACCAGAATGCCGCTTGTCCCCAAACTGGGCAGATATCTGGAGGTGGATGCAAAGGAGATACCCGCAGTAGGCGGATATTCTCTTCTTAAGGCTGCAGAAAGCCCGGAAGACTGGCCGAGGTCCGCGGCGTATGTTGAGAGCTATAATCCTGTGTGGTCCATGGACATTCGTGACTGGGCGCGGACCATTGTAACAGCCGGATACCGGTATACCTGGTACCCGCAAAATGGAAATGAGCAGTTATTTGATTTAAATGTGGATAAGGATGAGGTGAAAAACCTTGCATATAATGAGAAATATGCGAAGGTCAAAGAACAGTTAAAGGCCCAGTTGATGGAGCTGATCGTACTTCAGGATTATCCTAAGACGGTGAGAAGCCTGTATGCATTGGGCGTTCACTAA
- a CDS encoding Gfo/Idh/MocA family oxidoreductase, with amino-acid sequence MKEKRIGVAIIGCGEISSYHMDALRLIPEARITVCCDIIKERAERAAGHEAAVETDYHKAVARKDVNLVFILTPNDSHCEIAVEAAKEKKAIFVQKPFARTADECRQMIIAARANGVKLFVSFMHRYFEETKWAKDYIASGGLGEIYLCHIRNSLPGSDYSTWQYEEKQCGPGGAIIDVGVHGIDLTRYLLGDIEEVLYASKGQKIHERNILGETVYPDNEDWAMTQYRLKSGAIVSHHISWTQKYHCNRYTMEIHGSNGSIYLRTGYGSLAVTSPSLAEEGSMVYPPLKTVPFGYKQHRAVIDCMCNDTEPECTGEDGLYTLEMVEKILNMAASI; translated from the coding sequence ATGAAAGAAAAAAGGATTGGGGTTGCGATCATCGGATGTGGTGAAATAAGCAGCTATCATATGGATGCGCTGCGGTTGATCCCGGAAGCGAGGATCACGGTCTGCTGCGATATCATAAAAGAACGGGCGGAGCGTGCGGCGGGCCATGAGGCGGCGGTTGAGACGGATTATCACAAGGCGGTCGCAAGGAAGGATGTTAATCTGGTATTTATCCTTACGCCAAATGACAGCCACTGTGAGATCGCTGTAGAAGCCGCAAAGGAAAAGAAGGCCATATTTGTCCAGAAGCCGTTTGCCCGGACAGCGGACGAGTGCAGGCAGATGATCATAGCGGCCAGGGCCAACGGCGTCAAGCTTTTTGTCAGCTTTATGCACCGGTATTTTGAGGAGACTAAGTGGGCAAAAGACTATATCGCCTCAGGCGGACTGGGGGAGATCTATCTGTGCCACATCAGGAATTCACTGCCGGGAAGCGATTATTCCACCTGGCAGTATGAGGAAAAACAGTGCGGCCCGGGAGGGGCGATCATTGACGTGGGGGTGCATGGGATCGATCTGACCCGTTATCTCTTAGGCGATATTGAGGAGGTCCTCTATGCGTCAAAGGGACAGAAGATCCATGAGCGCAATATTCTTGGGGAGACGGTTTATCCGGACAACGAGGACTGGGCCATGACACAGTACCGGTTAAAGAGCGGGGCTATTGTGAGCCATCACATCAGCTGGACACAGAAATACCATTGCAACCGCTATACTATGGAAATACATGGCTCTAATGGAAGTATCTATCTCAGGACAGGGTACGGCTCTCTGGCTGTCACAAGCCCCAGCTTGGCGGAAGAAGGCAGTATGGTGTATCCGCCGCTTAAGACGGTGCCCTTTGGCTACAAGCAGCACAGAGCGGTGATCGACTGTATGTGCAATGATACCGAGCCGGAATGTACCGGTGAGGACGGGTTATATACTTTGGAGATGGTTGAAAAAATATTAAATATGGCGGCGTCTATATAA
- a CDS encoding sulfatase yields MNILYIHTHDTGCFIQPYGYQVDTPALMDFAKKGTLFRSAFSAAPTCSPSRAALLTGQYPHSCGMFGLAHRGFEMPDYSCHMASYFKSQGYETVLCGIQHEAAEAASIGYSRILDTQEFDMGCLEFDARTFDMDNSACVSEYLRSGHDRPFFLSFGLFSTHREYPEPDGDIDAGYVMKMPGLPDTDVIRQDTAGYMTSVRIADRAIGNVLQALSDSGLSEQTVVIYTTDHGLALPGMKCTLYDLGTSVGLILDYPGNPSRGTVCDALISQVDIFPTLCELCGIEKPDWLQGTSFLPVLERRASEIRTEVYSEITYHASYEPVRSVRTRQYKLIRRFDADLSVALANIDDSPAKTLLMEQGYYDNPHQETELYDLCADPGEKQNLADDPAYAGIRNELSSKLMQWMEATADPLMDGLIEAPREAIVNAKTDYSAKIRPGERNHG; encoded by the coding sequence ATGAATATCCTTTATATCCATACCCATGACACGGGCTGTTTTATACAGCCCTACGGATATCAGGTGGACACTCCGGCGCTTATGGATTTTGCAAAGAAAGGAACCCTGTTCCGCTCGGCATTCAGCGCCGCGCCGACCTGCTCGCCCAGCCGGGCCGCCCTGCTGACTGGTCAGTATCCCCATAGCTGCGGGATGTTTGGCCTTGCCCACAGAGGGTTTGAAATGCCGGATTATTCCTGTCATATGGCGTCTTATTTTAAAAGCCAGGGCTATGAGACGGTTTTATGCGGCATCCAGCATGAAGCGGCAGAGGCGGCTTCCATCGGGTATTCCCGCATCCTGGACACACAGGAGTTTGATATGGGATGTCTGGAATTTGACGCCAGGACATTTGATATGGACAATTCTGCTTGCGTGAGTGAATATTTAAGATCTGGTCATGACAGGCCGTTTTTTCTGTCCTTTGGCCTGTTCAGTACCCACAGGGAGTATCCTGAACCGGACGGTGACATTGACGCGGGATATGTTATGAAGATGCCGGGACTGCCGGATACGGATGTTATAAGACAGGATACGGCAGGTTATATGACCTCGGTCAGAATTGCCGACAGGGCCATAGGCAATGTGCTTCAGGCTCTTTCTGACAGCGGGCTTTCAGAGCAGACCGTCGTGATCTATACGACGGACCACGGCCTGGCCCTGCCGGGTATGAAATGTACCTTGTATGATCTCGGAACATCCGTGGGATTGATCCTTGATTATCCTGGAAATCCATCCAGAGGAACGGTTTGTGATGCATTGATATCTCAGGTGGACATTTTCCCCACGCTCTGCGAACTGTGCGGCATAGAAAAACCGGACTGGCTTCAGGGAACTTCCTTTTTACCGGTTCTGGAGCGGCGGGCATCAGAAATCAGGACGGAGGTTTATTCGGAAATCACCTATCATGCGTCTTATGAACCGGTGAGGTCGGTCCGCACCAGGCAATATAAGCTTATCCGAAGATTCGATGCGGATCTTTCGGTGGCGCTTGCGAATATCGACGATTCCCCGGCTAAAACGCTGCTTATGGAGCAGGGATATTATGACAATCCCCACCAGGAGACGGAGCTTTATGACCTGTGCGCAGATCCGGGAGAAAAACAAAATCTGGCAGATGATCCCGCATACGCAGGTATCCGGAACGAATTGTCATCAAAGCTTATGCAGTGGATGGAGGCAACGGCGGATCCATTAATGGACGGATTGATAGAAGCGCCACGCGAGGCAATCGTAAATGCAAAAACAGACTATTCGGCCAAAATAAGGCCGGGGGAAAGGAATCATGGATGA